One genomic window of Candidatus Minimicrobia sp. QA0096 includes the following:
- a CDS encoding LTA synthase family protein produces the protein MKKIKSSRKLTLPFLRLRNQAIYSLSMFLIAIILLIQSFGIPNYIYALTQSTKLYEENYVNPKTAKLTFPEKKRNLIYIYLESMENTLASKANGGSSETSVIPELEELALKNTSFSNKASGVGGALPATNTGWTVAGMAAQSAGVPLKENLVGGRDHNALGEFKKFLPGAYSLGEILEKQGYNQTFIMGSEASFGGRDKLLTQHGNFNIEDYNYAKKHGKISEDYKVWWGYEDKKLFQFAREEASRLAASDKPFNLQLLTADTHFTDGYLDETCAKTFSNQYDNVHACSSKQVAAFVNWIKSQPFYENTTIIISGDHLGMQTSYYDEKIGGTNYQRTIYNTFINPAISTSHSKNRQFTTFDMYPSTLAALGVKIDGDRLGLGTNLFSGKKTLVEQYGGIENLNSELSKRSAYYENKIFTKSGN, from the coding sequence TTGAAAAAAATCAAATCATCACGAAAGCTCACCTTGCCGTTTTTGAGATTACGAAATCAGGCAATTTACTCACTAAGTATGTTTTTAATTGCGATCATCCTTCTAATTCAAAGTTTCGGCATCCCTAACTATATTTACGCCCTGACCCAATCGACCAAATTATACGAAGAAAATTACGTCAATCCAAAAACCGCCAAATTGACTTTCCCAGAGAAAAAGCGCAACTTAATATACATCTATTTAGAATCAATGGAAAACACTTTAGCATCAAAGGCTAATGGCGGCAGTTCCGAAACCTCCGTTATTCCAGAGCTGGAAGAATTGGCGTTAAAAAATACCTCATTCTCAAACAAAGCATCTGGTGTTGGCGGCGCTTTGCCTGCAACAAACACTGGCTGGACTGTGGCAGGAATGGCTGCGCAATCCGCTGGTGTCCCGCTGAAAGAAAACTTGGTTGGTGGACGCGACCATAACGCCCTGGGCGAGTTTAAAAAATTCTTGCCAGGCGCTTATAGTCTTGGTGAGATTTTAGAAAAACAAGGCTATAATCAAACATTTATTATGGGCTCTGAAGCAAGTTTTGGCGGACGCGATAAATTATTAACTCAGCATGGCAATTTCAATATCGAAGATTACAATTACGCCAAAAAACACGGAAAAATATCCGAAGATTACAAAGTCTGGTGGGGTTATGAAGATAAAAAATTATTCCAATTTGCCCGCGAAGAAGCCTCGCGCTTGGCGGCGTCAGACAAGCCATTTAACTTGCAATTATTGACTGCCGACACGCATTTTACCGACGGATATTTGGATGAAACCTGCGCTAAAACCTTCAGCAATCAATACGATAATGTCCACGCTTGTTCTTCAAAACAGGTCGCCGCATTCGTCAATTGGATTAAATCTCAGCCATTTTATGAAAACACCACGATTATTATTTCTGGAGACCATTTAGGAATGCAAACTTCATACTACGACGAGAAAATTGGCGGAACTAATTATCAGCGAACCATTTACAACACGTTTATAAATCCAGCCATTTCGACTAGCCATTCAAAGAATCGTCAATTCACGACATTCGATATGTATCCGTCAACTTTGGCGGCGCTGGGAGTTAAAATTGATGGCGACCGATTAGGTCTGGGCACAAACTTATTTTCTGGAAAGAAAACCTTGGTCGAACAATACGGCGGAATTGAAAACTTAAATTCAGAACTTTCCAAACGTTCCGCTTATTACGAAAATAAGATTTTCACCAAATCTGGCAATTAG
- the galE gene encoding UDP-glucose 4-epimerase GalE has protein sequence MNILVTGGAGYIGSHTIIELFSSNHNVVVVDNLSNSSVESLRRVEEITGQSIPFHEFDLCDHQRLSELFKSEKIDAVIHFAGLKAVGESVEKALLYYKNNLESTLVLLDVMQEFDVKKLVFSSSATVYGDPAKLPVTEDMPLSATNPYGQTKLMIEQMLRDISATNQNWQFTSLRYFNPVGAHPSGRIGENPSGIPNNLLPFVSQVAVGKREYLSVFGDDYDTPDGTGVRDYIHVVDLAKAHVAALENLGRPNEYKVYNIGTGRGTSVLELVKAFEKASGHDVPYQVTPRRAGDIATCYADPGLAERELGWRAELTIEDACRDAWNWQSNNPNGYNG, from the coding sequence ATGAATATTCTTGTCACTGGTGGCGCTGGATATATCGGCAGTCACACAATCATCGAACTATTTTCATCAAATCATAACGTAGTGGTGGTTGATAACTTATCAAATTCATCCGTCGAGAGTCTGAGGCGAGTTGAAGAAATCACTGGTCAATCAATACCGTTTCACGAATTCGATTTGTGTGATCATCAGCGACTATCAGAATTGTTTAAATCTGAGAAAATTGATGCTGTAATTCATTTTGCTGGGTTGAAGGCGGTTGGCGAGTCGGTTGAAAAGGCGCTTCTTTACTATAAAAATAACCTTGAAAGCACGTTGGTTTTGCTTGATGTGATGCAAGAATTTGACGTGAAGAAATTGGTGTTTTCTAGTTCGGCAACAGTTTATGGCGATCCTGCTAAATTACCAGTTACCGAAGATATGCCGTTGTCTGCCACAAATCCATATGGCCAAACAAAGTTGATGATTGAGCAAATGCTCCGCGATATTTCTGCGACAAATCAAAATTGGCAATTTACATCTCTCCGCTATTTTAATCCAGTTGGCGCGCATCCGAGCGGTCGCATCGGGGAAAATCCCTCAGGAATCCCGAACAATCTCCTGCCGTTTGTGTCGCAAGTTGCTGTTGGTAAGCGAGAGTATTTGAGCGTTTTTGGTGACGATTATGACACCCCAGATGGAACTGGCGTGCGTGATTATATTCACGTGGTTGATTTGGCGAAGGCTCACGTGGCGGCTTTGGAGAATTTAGGTCGACCGAACGAATATAAAGTCTATAATATCGGCACTGGTCGTGGTACTTCGGTTTTGGAATTAGTGAAGGCATTTGAGAAGGCGTCTGGTCATGATGTTCCGTATCAAGTTACGCCACGTCGAGCAGGTGACATTGCGACGTGCTATGCAGACCCAGGCTTGGCGGAGAGAGAATTAGGTTGGCGAGCGGAATTGACAATTGAAGATGCTTGCCGCGACGCTTGGAATTGGCAGAGCAATAATCCAAATGGCTACAATGGCTAA
- a CDS encoding amino acid ABC transporter permease, with product MNFWEVIFGGGRWLFLWHGLEVTLVLTVLSLILGSAIGVLVALMRTSNLRPFGRMKTSRLANFNPLASLGKIYVDIIRGTPLLVQLLIMYYVVFGSYQFMPKIFVAAVAFGINSGAYIAEIIRGGIQSIDKGQMEAARSLGLSNWQAMRLVILPQAMRNSLPALISEFIALLKETSVVGWIGLNDIMRGADNIRFQTATAFQSLFAAAAMYLILTAIFTRVMARVERKLKHDDDQR from the coding sequence GTGAATTTTTGGGAAGTGATTTTTGGCGGCGGTCGATGGCTATTTTTATGGCATGGATTAGAGGTGACACTGGTTTTGACTGTGTTGTCGCTTATTTTAGGGTCGGCAATTGGTGTGCTTGTTGCCCTGATGCGTACGTCTAATTTACGACCATTTGGCAGGATGAAAACGAGTAGACTCGCGAACTTTAATCCGCTAGCTAGTTTGGGAAAAATTTATGTAGATATTATTCGCGGCACGCCACTTTTGGTTCAGTTATTGATTATGTATTACGTCGTTTTTGGGTCGTACCAATTTATGCCGAAGATTTTTGTGGCGGCGGTGGCGTTCGGGATAAATAGCGGTGCATATATCGCCGAGATTATTCGTGGCGGAATTCAGAGTATCGACAAGGGGCAAATGGAAGCGGCTAGGTCTTTGGGTTTGAGCAATTGGCAGGCAATGCGGCTGGTTATTTTGCCGCAAGCAATGAGAAATTCATTGCCAGCGTTGATTAGTGAATTTATCGCGCTATTAAAGGAAACTTCGGTTGTTGGTTGGATTGGCCTGAATGATATTATGCGGGGCGCGGACAATATTCGTTTTCAGACGGCGACGGCTTTTCAATCGCTATTTGCCGCTGCGGCGATGTACTTAATTTTGACGGCGATTTTTACGCGAGTAATGGCGCGAGTAGAAAGGAAAT
- a CDS encoding basic amino acid ABC transporter substrate-binding protein: protein MSKNKTRIFGISWWIGLVLFAGMICLMLGDILHRDGVIGSKTDVLVMGTNAGFKPFEYIDNNQVVGFDVDLAREIAKSLGKDLKVEDMSFDGLLPALDSGQIDMVAAGMTVTPEREKNALFSDPYYSASQRIIVKKGSPIRNKYQLPGRKIGVQLGTTGDTLASKITGASVTQFQTAPSVLQELSSGKIEAVILDDAPAKQYSAGFSDLEILPGALSDESYAIAIKKDNKDLLEKVNKEIAKMKKDGRYEKLIRKYFGEEAKS from the coding sequence ATGAGCAAGAATAAGACGCGCATATTCGGAATTAGTTGGTGGATTGGGCTGGTTTTATTTGCGGGGATGATTTGTTTGATGTTGGGTGATATTTTACATCGAGATGGCGTAATTGGCTCAAAAACTGATGTTCTGGTGATGGGCACAAATGCTGGGTTTAAGCCGTTTGAATATATTGATAACAATCAAGTGGTTGGCTTTGACGTTGATCTGGCAAGGGAAATTGCTAAAAGCTTGGGTAAGGACTTGAAGGTCGAAGATATGTCGTTTGACGGGTTATTGCCAGCGTTGGATAGTGGTCAAATTGATATGGTGGCGGCTGGAATGACAGTGACGCCTGAGCGAGAAAAAAATGCGTTGTTTTCAGATCCGTATTATTCGGCGTCGCAGAGAATAATTGTTAAAAAGGGCAGTCCGATTCGCAATAAATATCAATTGCCAGGGCGAAAAATTGGCGTGCAGCTGGGTACGACTGGCGATACTTTGGCGTCTAAGATTACCGGCGCATCAGTCACGCAGTTTCAAACCGCGCCGAGTGTTTTGCAGGAATTAAGTTCGGGAAAAATTGAAGCGGTCATTCTGGACGACGCTCCCGCAAAGCAGTATTCGGCTGGATTTTCTGACTTAGAAATCTTACCGGGCGCGCTCAGCGATGAAAGTTATGCGATTGCTATTAAAAAAGATAATAAAGACCTCTTAGAAAAGGTTAATAAAGAAATTGCCAAGATGAAAAAAGATGGCCGTTATGAAAAATTAATCCGCAAATATTTTGGCGAGGAGGCTAAATCGTGA